A DNA window from Littorina saxatilis isolate snail1 unplaced genomic scaffold, US_GU_Lsax_2.0 scaffold_1349, whole genome shotgun sequence contains the following coding sequences:
- the LOC138955155 gene encoding uncharacterized protein codes for MRVVAGMLVVVVAVLAMAGGGSTATASLMIQNFTWSDCGNSNSIFQVTNLDVTSPLNIPGQLTIKELEVTPTSHNSPTSPTGPTTPTKPTSTISPTSPTSPTSPTLLDDALITFHIETSSSFSGFNRTVPCFPQQGGSCGYKLCDMLTLSDTSSRVTQQAVKALTSAGLNTTCPLSGSISVTLRNVTIDVPSMLHTDMDLFLNTNNYFVTTKLVSADLQTELGCVEVSMPVYKPCQGQGWLCMKSIDFINRLMNPSP; via the exons ATGCGAGTCGTTGCTGGGATGCTAGTGGTTGTCGTTGCTGTGTTGGCGATGGCCGGCGGAGGGTCAACAGCAACAGCGTCGCTCATGATACAAAATTTTACGTGGTCAGACTGTG GCAACAGCAACAGCATCTTCCAGGTGACCAATCTGGACGTAACGTCACCGCTGAACATTCCTGGTCAACTGACCATCAAGGAGCTGGAGGTGACCCCTACTAGCCATAACAGCCCCACTAGCCCTACCGGCCCTACTACCCCTACCAAACCAACCAGCACTATCAGCCCTACCAGCCCTACTAGCCCGACTAGCCCCACGCTGCTCGATGACGCTCTCATCACCTTCCACATAGAGACCTCCTCCAGTTTCTCAGGATTCAACAGAACAGTACCCTGCTTTCCACAGCAAGGAGGGAGCTG TGGCTACAAGCTGTGCGACATGCTGACACTCAGCGACACGTCGTCCCGCGTCACGCAGCAAGCGGTCAAGGCCTTAACGTCCGCTGGTTTGAATACCACCTGTCCTCTGTCCGGTTCCATCAGCGTGACCCTTCGTAACGTCACCATCGATGTTCCCAGCATGCTCCACACTGACATGGATCTTTTTCTCAACACG AACAACTACTTCGTGACAACTAAGCTGGTGTCTGCAGACTTACAAACGGAGTTGGGCTGTGTGGAGGTTTCTATGCCTGTCTACAAACCGTGCCAGGGCCAGGGCTGGCTCTGCATGAAGAGCATCGATTTCATTAACAGGTTGATGAATCCGTCACCGTGA